A region of the Microcystis aeruginosa FD4 genome:
TGAACTTGGGAGGGCGATCGATATATTGGTCAGCTCTGATTCCCCGGATGAACAAATGGGACTTTGAACAGTGGGATAAAGAGATTGTTGACTACCTAAAACTGGGTGGATATATAAAAGCGGAAAGGCTTTTCCGAAAGAGAACTGAATACAACAACTACGAAAAAGTCTTTCGGGCTCGTCTGGAAGAGGAACTGCCAGATTATGATGTGCAGCACCTACCTCGAAGTTTCCATCAAGAAATGTCATGGATTACAAAGCGTCAAGGTAATCCAGATGAGCGCCCAAGGGGTTACTTCTCCACCGCAGCTCTATTACTCAACTCTGTCAGTTATCCAAAGATGAAGACTGGCGGAGAAAATATTACCATCAATCTCAATCACTTAGTTACCCACCTTGAATGGGAAGGACACAGGGTAACTAAGGTATGTTGTGAAGATCTCATCAATCACTGCAAACGAAGCTATCGAGGAAAGGTCATTGTTTTAGCGGCTGGAGCCACAGAAAGTCCCTGTATTGCTCTTAGAAGTGATCTGTCCGATAAAAGCGGAAAAATCGGTATTGGTCTTACTGATCACCAGGCAGCAGAACAATCTTTTGTCATCCCACAGATGGGAATGAAGACATTGATCACTGCAAAAGACCAAGTTAAAATTCTTATTCTGCCCAACCATGACTTAGAAAAGGAAAATAATCATTTTAGTTGTGAGCTTGCGATTAACCCTCGGATTTGGGAGCCTCGCTATGAGGATGATGATTTATTCCGAGAGGAGTTTGAAAATGATGATCGCATTACTGCTAAAATCAAGTTTCTTTTTCCCAGAAAGCTGAACGATTCTAACTGGGTCAAGCTTGGTGATATTCGCCCCAAGGTCTATGTAGCACCGATGGAGGATCGTCCCCTAGAAGTGGAAGCAAATGCCTTGAAGAAAAAAGTGTTTGAATTTTTGGGCGTTGATCTCTCTGAGGTAGAAAAGCCTCTTCAATATCGAGAAGAATCCGAGACTTATCACACTGGTGGCTCTCTGAGAATAGGCGAACATGGCACAGGTGTTGTTGATAAGCACCTAAAATTTCACGAGTATGATAATCTGTACTGCTGTGATCTGTCGGTCTTCCCGCACATTCCCACAGCAAATCCTTCGCTTACGTTGGGTGCTCTAGCCCTCAGACTGGCCGAGCATATCAATGAAGTGCATAAGTCAAAATAGCTTACAACTATTTAGAATCAGCAAGGTTAGCCTAATCATAGATATCCTGTTGCTAAAAATAGATAAGGAACAATATTCATCAATCTTGAGGTAATTCCTAATGAAATTTGCCGATCAGAATCTAGCCAAACCGCGACCAGGTAGTCTAAACGATTTTTCTTTACCTCGCCGTGAGAGTTATTACCCTTCCTCTGCGGATTGGAGAAATGAAGTGCTTTATTTTCTCTTGCCTGATCGTTTTAGTGATGGGAAAGAAAACACACGTCCTCTGCTGAATCGTCAACAACTGAATCAGTCTCGACCTAATCTGCCAAATGGACAGTCTTGGCGATTTGATAAATGGGCAGAGTCAGGCGGCGATCGCTGGCAGGGAGGAACGCTTAAAGGATTAGAGTCGAAGCTAGATTATCTAAACCAACTAGGGGTAACAACAATCTGGATAGGACCCATCTTTCAGCAACGGGGTCACTTGAATACCTATCACGGTTATGGTATTCAGGATTTTTTAGAGGTTGATCCTCGCTTTGGGACTCGCCAGGAGCTGGTTGGTCTGGTCAATCAAGCCCACAAGAAGGGATTACGCATTATCCTCGATATCATTTTTAACCATTCCGGATATAACTGGGACTATGCTCCGGGTACTCCTGGGGGAGAACAGGAACCTCCCTATACGTCGAGTTGGTATCAGTTTGGCTCATGGCTAGGTGATCAGGGACAAATCATTGCAGGGAAGCCTCGAACTAACGCGGACGGGGTTTGGCCGAGCGAACTCCAGGAAGCAGATTGCTATACTCGGGCCGGCTATAGCGAGGGAGGCCTGGGGCGGGGAGATTTGGAGGATCCCAATGCCGAATTCCGGCGTTCAGATTTTATTAATTTGCGTGATTTCCAGTTAGACTATCCTCATCTTTTAGACAACTTAGCCCGGTGTTACAAATACTGGATCGCGTTGACAGACTGCGATGGCTTTCGGATTGATACGCTCAAGCATGTGACCTATGATCAAGCTCGAAATTTTTGTGGAACGATTAAGGAGTTTGCGGCTAATTTGGGCAAGAGTGACTTCTTTTTAGTGGGAGAAATAGCAGGCGGAGACTATAACCAAGACCGCTATCTAGATGTAGTAGGGCAAAACTTAAATGCTGCCTTGGATATTGGCGAGATGCGGGGGAATCTTAATCAGGTTGCCAAAGGGCTGATAGATCCAAGAGCTTACTTTAACGGGTTTGATCCAGGGAATGCGGTAATGGGATCACACCGGAACCTCGGACGGCGGCATGTTTCAATTTTGGACGATCACGATCATGTATTTGGTGAAAAAATCCGCTTTTCCAGCGAAGCTGCATCAGATCATCAGGTCGTTGCTGGGGTGGCATTGCAACTGTTCACATTGGGGATTCCCTGCATTTACGCTGGAACAGAGCAGGCATTGGCAGGGCCAGAAACGGCTGAACGGAAGTGGTTATCCGACTGGAAGAAATCCGATCGCTATTTGCGAGAGGCCATGTTTGGTCCTGAGCATCCCCGGCAATTCGGCGTGGCGGGCCTGCAATCCGTTGATCAAAACTTACCTGGCTTTGGGCCATTTGGGACAGCAGGTGCTCATTGTTTTGATTCCAATCATCCAGCCTATGTCCGGATTGGAGCTATGGCGGCAATCCGTAAACAGTTTCCAGTGCTGCGCTTAGGACGGCAATATTTACGACCAACCGCCATCCCTTTTCTGAACTTACCCTTTGGCGATCACGGACGGAGTGGAGAAATTATCGGTTGGTCACGGGTTTTAGATGACGAAGAAGCACTTTGTGCGCTAAACAGTCATGGAACGGATAATCGAGGAGCGAAAGTGTTGGTGGATGCCAATCTCAACCCAATCGGAAGCACTATGACAGTGGTTTTGAATACGGCTGAAGCGGCGGTTCCGGGTTACACGGGTCCTCATAAAGTGGGATCAACAGTCCCGGTACAACGACAAGATAAAATTGCCTACGTTGAAATTCAACCGATTCCAGCATCGGAATTTTTGATTTTGATAAATCAACCATAGTTCCTGTACTCATTAAACCCAGGTCTATTTGGCACGCCCAGTTATAATACTGGATCACGGGTTTCAGGGTTGTCATTTCAGAAAGGTTTAATGGCTAGGGCGATCGCTTTGAGGCTGAGTGATTCAATCACAAAGATGGCGCTCGCTTTCATTCACGTTGGGATTCGTTTTCAAATAATCATGCACCCAATTGCAACCGTACATCAAGGGATTAAGCGTAAGAACCTGCTCCTTATTCCACAAAATGACTGTCTTGTCTTCATTTGCCGAGGCAATGGTTTGACCATCGTGACTGAAGGCGATGCCCCAAAAGCGATCGCTATAGCCATTCAGAGTCGTCAACAAAGTACCATCCGGTTTCCAAAGCTTGATCGTCTTGTCCCAGCTTGCTGAGGCAATGGTCTGACCATCGGGACTGAAAGCGACTGAATAAACGACAGCACTATGACCTTTGAGAGTCGTCAATAAAGTGCCATCCGGTTTCCAAAGCTCGATCGTGTTATCTGCACTTGCCGAGGCAATCGTCTGACCATCAGGACTAAATGCTACTGAGTAAATCTGAGCAGTATGTCCTGTAAGTGTCCTCAGTAAAACAGGCATCTGCGCTGGCTTCACTCTCCAGAGTTTAACGGTATTGTCTGCGCTTGCGGAAGCTAGGGTTTTGCTGTCAGGGCTAAATGCCACTCCAAAAATTGCCGCTTGATGTCCTCTCAAGGTGGCGAGGAGTTGGGGCGTTCCTTGCCCTAAGTTCCAGAGCTTGACAGTATTATCCCAGCTTGCAGACGCAAGCATCTGTCCATCAGAACTAAAGGCTACTCCCCAAACCACTGCTTGATGTCCCATTAGGGTTGCAAGTAATCGAGGCTTCCCTCGCCCTAGCTTCCAGAGCTTGACGGTATTATCTGCACTTGCGGAGGCCAACCTCTGACCATCGGGACTGAAGGCGACTCCATAAACCTGAGCGGTATGTCCGCTGAGAGTTGCGAACAGAGTGCCATCTCGCTGCCAAAGCTTGACCGTTTTGTCATCACTGGTCGAAGCAATGGTCTTACCATCGGGGCTGAAGGCCACTCCAATTACGACCGCAGTATGTCCTGCCAACCTTGTCATCAAGGGGCTTTTCAGCTGCCAAAGCTTGACTGTTTTGTCACCACTGGCTGAAGCAAGATTTTCCCCATCGGAACTGAAAGCTACTCCCCAAACGCGATCGCTATGTCCGTTGAGAGTCGTGATCGGAGTGCCGTCTCGTTTCCAGAGCTTAACAGTCTTGTCCCAACTACCTGAAGCGAGAGTCTGACTGTCAGGGCTGAAGGCCACTCCATAAACCACTTCACTATCTCCTGTGAGGGTTGCCAGTAGAGTCGGCATTTTTCCTGTTTCTAGTTTCCAGAGTTTTATCGTTTTGTCCCAACTGGCTGAAGCTAGGAGCTGCCCATCGGGGCTGAACGCTACTCCGTTCACAATATCAGTGTGACCTGTGAGAGTTGTAATCAAGGTGCCATCCCGCTTCCAGAGTTTTACCGTCTCATCATCACTGGCTGAAGCCAGCATTTGACCATCAGGGCTGAACGCTACTCCGTTCACGATAGCAGTGTGACCTGCTAGAGTTGCAATTAAAGTGCCATCCCGCTTCCAGAGTTTTACTGTCTTATCGTCACTGGCTGAAGCCAGCATTTGACCATCGGGACTGAATGCCACTCCCCTCACATCATGATGATGTCCAACAAGGGTCCTTATTAGAATAGGTATTTTGCCTGCTTCTATCCTCCAAAGTTTGATGGTTTTATCTTTGCTAGCGGACGCGATTGTCTGACCATCGGGACTGAACACAGCTTGCCAAATTTTATCGCTGTGTCCGTTGAGGGTGGCGATTAGAGTACCATCTTGCTTCCAGAGCTTGATAGTTTTATCGCCAGCAGCCGAGGCGATCGTGTTACCATCGGGGCTGAAGGCGACGCTTTTAACTTCGTCCCGATGTCCTGATAAACGATTGTATTCAAGAACACCATAATCTGCCTGCCGTAAGACGGAATCTACCTTAGTTTTAGTTTCATTGTCTACTCCGCCTGTCCAGTCTAATTTTTTTCTTGCCCGAATGGCCTCAATCAACGCATCTAACTTATTGTTAGATACAAAAAGTGCTTCTGAGGACGCAGTGATGGCTTGGCTCTCGCTACGCACTGAATTCTGCCATTGCCCCCAAGCGACTCCTGCTAAGATTAAGGCCCCTAGCAAGCCACCTGTGAGTCCTGAGATCGTTAACTTTCGCCTGCGCTTTTGGGATTTCAGTTCGCAATCGCGCAGTGCCACACTTTGCTCAATCAATTCGCGATCGCCCGAACTCAGTTGATCAGGGCGATTCAGATACCAATATTCTGCATCGGTCAGAGGTTTACCCCGCAACAATGCCCCTTCATCCTGATGGCTGCGCTCCCACTGGTAGCGGTTTGCCCGCAGTTGCTCTTGCCAGAGGCGAAACTCTCGATCGAGCTGCATCCAATTCCTGAGCCGTTTCCAGCCGCCAATTAATGCCTCGTGAACAATTTCTACGGTTTCTTCTCCTGTAGATTCGTTGCGGTTGGTCACCACTAAGCGAGAGGAGGCTAAACGCGCCACCAAGTCCCAGTTTTCCGGCTGCACGTCATCCCGTGTAGCAGAACGCCGGCTATCGTCTGTCCCGGCGCCAGGCTGCACTAATTGGATAAATACCCGTTGCGATCGCTGTCGCTCCTCTTCGTTCAGTTGAGCGTACACGAATTCTGCGTGATTGGCCAGTGATGCTTCTACGCCGCCAATCTGGTCATAAGCCTGATTGGTTAGCCATCCATCTCGCTGGTTTGACCACAATTGCGTGAGGGCAAATTCCAACAGGGGCAAACGCCCTGGCTGCTCGTTCATGGCATGGATCAGCTTCTGGATTAACCCATCCTCTAACCTCACTTGCATTTGGGCGGCGGGCTTGGCGATCGCGGCTTGCAACTCTTCCGGGTTCATCGGCCCCAAAATCTGAATTGCACCTTGCAAAGCATCACTCAAGGGGCGGTAAGCTAGGGCATAGCCACAAAAGTCTGCTCTTAGGGTCAGAATCAGGGTGAACGCTGGAGCGGAGTTCACGGCATTTAGTACAGTATCCAAAAAACTCTGTCGCTCTGCCTCTGGACAAAGGGTATAGAGTTCTTCAAATTGATCGGCGATCAAAATCAGGCGCATCCCTAAATTCTGCTGTTTAACCCACCCGATGAGGTTGGATAATCCCTGGTCGTCTTGCCGCAAGAGCCGCTCTAGTTCTACTGCGTTAGCGAAGCTGTCGCTTTGACCTTCTGGGAGAGCATCGCCACACCCCTGTTGGGGCTGATGTAGAGAGACAAATTTAGCGATCGCAGGACAAGGCGCCAACCCAGTTGCTAACGCTTCAAACGGATTATTTCCTGGACGAAACGAGACAATCTGTACAGACGGCGAGCCTTGTTCCTTCATGCCGCTACTGCCTAATTCCTGACGCAAGCGCGGCACTAATCCCGCAAAGACGACGGATGATTTGCCACTGCCAGAAGCACCAATCACCGCCACCAATGGCTTTTGTTTGACCGCAGCCAGCAGTGCCTGAGTTACCTGCTCCCGCCCAAAGAAGAACCGAGCATCTTCCTCCCGAAAGGCAAATAGACCGCGATAGGGACAGGTTGGCGTTCCTCCCAACTGAATCCAAGTGGGAGGTTCAACGGCTAGATTTTGGCAAATCACGGGCAACCAAGACGCTGCTGGAAAATCATCTTCTAATCCTTGCAGCTTTCGACGCGCTTGCTGAACGGCAAGATAGAGCGGCAATTGCTCGAGCGCAAATGCTGTCAGAAACTGCTGAAAAAATTCTTGTGCCACCCGATTGGGAATCGGTTCGCGCATGACAATCACCGTGGGAATGTGTAGTTTCTCCAGTGCTTGTGCCAAGCCTAAACCATCGCAAGAATTAAAAATAGCCAGCGTTAACCCCTTCTCGATCGCGGTTTTCAGTGCCTCTTCTAACTGTGGAATCGTCAAACTATTGTGGGTTGAATTCTCATTAATATATATTCGACCCGTTTGTCCCCGGGTTTGACTGTGACCGGCAAAAAACAGGATATCCCACCCTTCAGGCTGCCATAATTGAGTATTGAACTCCTGGCGTGAGGGGTTGGCCAGGAACTTAACTGACCCATCCTGCAACCGCTGAAGTAAGCGGGTTTCTGTGGCTAAATCAATGGCAGAGCTATTGCCTAAGACGGCTAAAATCCTGACTTTCTGGTCAGTTTTTGCTGACTTCAGAACATTTCGATACTGGTACTCTGGTTGACTCAACGCCATTTCCGCTTGGGGATAATCCTCGAAGAAATGCCAGCGATGCCAGGGAAGAGAGCGCAATTCCAGATCGTTAGTTTCAATCATGACTCGGATGGGAGCGGATGAGTCGAGTCGCGATCGCAGTTGCAGTTCAATGGGGAGAAACCCCTCCGATTTCAGCCAAGTATTGATGCTTGCCTGTAGCTGCTGGCACAACTCATCAAAACTGACCTGAGAAATATTGGTAATGCCTACTTCACTGATTTCTAGTTCACCAGCGTCTGCGAGAGAAGATGAGGATAGATGTCCTGGTTGGGATATTATGGGATGACGTTGTCCGCCCGTAAGGCGTTCAGCTTCGCTGCGCCCAAGGCGATCGCATAGCCCCCGATAAACAAGCTGCCAATTTCGATACAGTTCCCCTAAAGCAGGTGCGGCGGGCAACGTGCCGATAAATTGCTCTGGCCGCGGATTGCCGTCCGTCCACAACTGAACGGTAACTCGCCGAAATCCCTGATACAAGTCCCCACTGCCTAGATTAATAATCACTGACTTGTTCATTTCAGCCGCACCCGTATTTGACAGTCAAACTTTCATCGTTAATGCTACAACCTTTCACCTTATCTTTACAGAAACGCTACTGCGTTAATTTTTTGACCGAATTTAGGCTCTCCCGAGTACAAACGTTTAGTGTGATTATCAGCTAAAAAGTGGTCAAAAAAATGTGAACTTAGTGTCAGCATTCGTCCCGAAGCGCTAAGCGCTTCGGGACGGGGCTTTTAAAGGGGCGAAGTAATTCGCCCCAGGGTTCCCCTCATGAATGCTGACTTTGCATATAGACAATTCTCAAAGACCGATGCTATGGTAAATATATCTTGACCACTATTCCTTAAGCGATAACCGAGCTTCGGCGGGTCGTGTTTCCAGAAAAAGTATGGGTCTTAGGAACTAGGACGGATGCCTGTAGAGGGAAGGTAAGACTTGCTATCTTTCGAGGTGGAAAGCGCATCCCATTGAAGCAGGAAGCTCTCAACGACCTTGAGAGTAGTTCACTTAGACTCTTTATCGTCAAAGAGGTGCGTTAGACTTGGTTAACGCACGCTAGAAGAGCTAAATATTAGCGTGCTGCTTCGCAGTGCCTCAGCTTCGCGCGTCTCCGAAGGTGGCATCCCACAGTTGCGCTTGTTATCGCTGCTGGGTCATTGCGATTACAGTTTCCACAGTCAGGTCAGAGATATTGCCAAGGGTAGGGAGTATATCGGTGACCGCATAGACCAGTGGCAGTTCTTGGTTCTCCCAAACCCAGATTTGCTGTCGCTGAATATCGATCAGCCAGGCGAGCTGAGTTCCGTTGCTCAAGCAGTGCAGAATTTTATTCTGTAGATCTAACGTACTTTGGTCGGGGGAGCGAATTTCAATTAACCAGTCCGGTGGACCTTGCAGCGGTCCATCCACCTCTGAGAGGCGATCGCTTTTAACAACGGCAATGTCAGGCACGGGAGACAGCGGGGGCACGATGCAACGGAGTTCTTGGATTGCCTCGTATGCTTTGGTTTGGTTGTTGATCGCGTTAACAAGATTGCGCTGGAGGCGGCAATGAAACAGCGTTGGCATGGGCTTTTGCTGGGCCTGTCCATGGATGAATTCCCAGGCAGGAGAGGCTTCAATGTTGGCTTGCTGGAGAAAAGCGTCTAAGGGGCTAGTGATTGTAGGAGATTGCATAGTTGCCTGAGAAGCACCCAGGAAGGCGCAACGAAATAGATATCAGCCATTTTAGCTTATACAGGAAAGCGGAAGAAAACTGGAGAATGCTTTAAATTTGGGAAGGGGGGGATGCGATACGCCCTGACAGCAAGGCTTTTCAGCTATCAGGAGAGTAAAGCTTTTCTCGAAATGTATCATATAAGATACATTTTGTCCACAAAACCCAAGAGAGCCATCCAGAATTTAGAACCGTAAGTGTATAGGTTGATTTTGCTCACAACTACTAACGAGTGTAACGGTTCGCAGTCGTATGAGGTACATGAGCACGGACTACAAACCAGTCTAAGCAAAGCTTTGCCTGTATCTCACTCAATTGCGTATCGCTATAACTGAATCGAGAGCTAACAAAAGGAGAAATTACATGGCAGAATTAAGTTTGACCGCCCTTG
Encoded here:
- a CDS encoding GMC oxidoreductase, translating into MKGKKVLTVVFETTKHIPANEVTVSCEESLSSKRPIRGEYTNHEWQYRISLPSDADKATLCFHVNEDITMEQNPIVVSYDNSRKVKFTEQNISFPSYKKRYLHAVENLLNEETDFSRRYVPSNLDTNQEYDVIVIGSGMGGGIVADQLSDFGLSVLVLEAGSVHLPSHIGNTPIPASEVDVRKSVAYDNAPGSVLKKDVHLNLGGRSIYWSALIPRMNKWDFEQWDKEIVDYLKLGGYIKAERLFRKRTEYNNYEKVFRARLEEELPDYDVQHLPRSFHQEMSWITKRQGNPDERPRGYFSTAALLLNSVSYPKMKTGGENITINLNHLVTHLEWEGHRVTKVCCEDLINHCKRSYRGKVIVLAAGATESPCIALRSDLSDKSGKIGIGLTDHQAAEQSFVIPQMGMKTLITAKDQVKILILPNHDLEKENNHFSCELAINPRIWEPRYEDDDLFREEFENDDRITAKIKFLFPRKLNDSNWVKLGDIRPKVYVAPMEDRPLEVEANALKKKVFEFLGVDLSEVEKPLQYREESETYHTGGSLRIGEHGTGVVDKHLKFHEYDNLYCCDLSVFPHIPTANPSLTLGALALRLAEHINEVHKSK
- a CDS encoding alpha-amylase family glycosyl hydrolase, which translates into the protein MKFADQNLAKPRPGSLNDFSLPRRESYYPSSADWRNEVLYFLLPDRFSDGKENTRPLLNRQQLNQSRPNLPNGQSWRFDKWAESGGDRWQGGTLKGLESKLDYLNQLGVTTIWIGPIFQQRGHLNTYHGYGIQDFLEVDPRFGTRQELVGLVNQAHKKGLRIILDIIFNHSGYNWDYAPGTPGGEQEPPYTSSWYQFGSWLGDQGQIIAGKPRTNADGVWPSELQEADCYTRAGYSEGGLGRGDLEDPNAEFRRSDFINLRDFQLDYPHLLDNLARCYKYWIALTDCDGFRIDTLKHVTYDQARNFCGTIKEFAANLGKSDFFLVGEIAGGDYNQDRYLDVVGQNLNAALDIGEMRGNLNQVAKGLIDPRAYFNGFDPGNAVMGSHRNLGRRHVSILDDHDHVFGEKIRFSSEAASDHQVVAGVALQLFTLGIPCIYAGTEQALAGPETAERKWLSDWKKSDRYLREAMFGPEHPRQFGVAGLQSVDQNLPGFGPFGTAGAHCFDSNHPAYVRIGAMAAIRKQFPVLRLGRQYLRPTAIPFLNLPFGDHGRSGEIIGWSRVLDDEEALCALNSHGTDNRGAKVLVDANLNPIGSTMTVVLNTAEAAVPGYTGPHKVGSTVPVQRQDKIAYVEIQPIPASEFLILINQP
- a CDS encoding nSTAND1 domain-containing NTPase, which produces MNKSVIINLGSGDLYQGFRRVTVQLWTDGNPRPEQFIGTLPAAPALGELYRNWQLVYRGLCDRLGRSEAERLTGGQRHPIISQPGHLSSSSLADAGELEISEVGITNISQVSFDELCQQLQASINTWLKSEGFLPIELQLRSRLDSSAPIRVMIETNDLELRSLPWHRWHFFEDYPQAEMALSQPEYQYRNVLKSAKTDQKVRILAVLGNSSAIDLATETRLLQRLQDGSVKFLANPSRQEFNTQLWQPEGWDILFFAGHSQTRGQTGRIYINENSTHNSLTIPQLEEALKTAIEKGLTLAIFNSCDGLGLAQALEKLHIPTVIVMREPIPNRVAQEFFQQFLTAFALEQLPLYLAVQQARRKLQGLEDDFPAASWLPVICQNLAVEPPTWIQLGGTPTCPYRGLFAFREEDARFFFGREQVTQALLAAVKQKPLVAVIGASGSGKSSVVFAGLVPRLRQELGSSGMKEQGSPSVQIVSFRPGNNPFEALATGLAPCPAIAKFVSLHQPQQGCGDALPEGQSDSFANAVELERLLRQDDQGLSNLIGWVKQQNLGMRLILIADQFEELYTLCPEAERQSFLDTVLNAVNSAPAFTLILTLRADFCGYALAYRPLSDALQGAIQILGPMNPEELQAAIAKPAAQMQVRLEDGLIQKLIHAMNEQPGRLPLLEFALTQLWSNQRDGWLTNQAYDQIGGVEASLANHAEFVYAQLNEEERQRSQRVFIQLVQPGAGTDDSRRSATRDDVQPENWDLVARLASSRLVVTNRNESTGEETVEIVHEALIGGWKRLRNWMQLDREFRLWQEQLRANRYQWERSHQDEGALLRGKPLTDAEYWYLNRPDQLSSGDRELIEQSVALRDCELKSQKRRRKLTISGLTGGLLGALILAGVAWGQWQNSVRSESQAITASSEALFVSNNKLDALIEAIRARKKLDWTGGVDNETKTKVDSVLRQADYGVLEYNRLSGHRDEVKSVAFSPDGNTIASAAGDKTIKLWKQDGTLIATLNGHSDKIWQAVFSPDGQTIASASKDKTIKLWRIEAGKIPILIRTLVGHHHDVRGVAFSPDGQMLASASDDKTVKLWKRDGTLIATLAGHTAIVNGVAFSPDGQMLASASDDETVKLWKRDGTLITTLTGHTDIVNGVAFSPDGQLLASASWDKTIKLWKLETGKMPTLLATLTGDSEVVYGVAFSPDSQTLASGSWDKTVKLWKRDGTPITTLNGHSDRVWGVAFSSDGENLASASGDKTVKLWQLKSPLMTRLAGHTAVVIGVAFSPDGKTIASTSDDKTVKLWQRDGTLFATLSGHTAQVYGVAFSPDGQRLASASADNTVKLWKLGRGKPRLLATLMGHQAVVWGVAFSSDGQMLASASWDNTVKLWNLGQGTPQLLATLRGHQAAIFGVAFSPDSKTLASASADNTVKLWRVKPAQMPVLLRTLTGHTAQIYSVAFSPDGQTIASASADNTIELWKPDGTLLTTLKGHSAVVYSVAFSPDGQTIASASWDKTIKLWKPDGTLLTTLNGYSDRFWGIAFSHDGQTIASANEDKTVILWNKEQVLTLNPLMYGCNWVHDYLKTNPNVNESERHLCD
- a CDS encoding Uma2 family endonuclease — translated: MQSPTITSPLDAFLQQANIEASPAWEFIHGQAQQKPMPTLFHCRLQRNLVNAINNQTKAYEAIQELRCIVPPLSPVPDIAVVKSDRLSEVDGPLQGPPDWLIEIRSPDQSTLDLQNKILHCLSNGTQLAWLIDIQRQQIWVWENQELPLVYAVTDILPTLGNISDLTVETVIAMTQQR